A genomic window from Clostridium aceticum includes:
- a CDS encoding flagellin produces the protein MRINHNIPALNAHRLLSSNTNASSKVLERLSSGKKINKAADDAAGMAISEKMRAQVRGLKKASQNTLDGISLIQTAEGAMNEVHSMLQRMRELAVQSANGTVTDADRRAIQDEINQLTCEVNRIANGTEFNTRNILRGNEAPNANTTVHRMSTGAAATFNTSQVNDVAAEWNTGKVEALGDGGTGTFSFNGVTVNINAAAAAAGPTVDAAAKVVNITLVNGSTGDAATAAAIISALSAYEGTAGTTELDGFTFSGDVNGIIITGDGSHGVTNNNLRISVTGDVEIANTNITTRGQVAGKAFVDDAAVAALGDLTSQQLSIWIDGKERVVILNKLDGTALNATKDSLLEAFNNAMGDLGQAIWNDNNQIEIKTTSIGGGSEVKLTGTTLVLENLFGTSDADALRTTGIPEKDTGEAKGSFYFNDTPEIGSTLTIGDEKIEFFDSRVGPYTGSNRPINLSKTDGTTKNLDELVAELADLGINGAKLSQDPNIKERLIVTANDTGFKGQAIFIEGTPKEFVTNLQIGPNQGQGFRLSVGDIRAQKLGISAASPEGNTGVKGAAFRSIIEVTDGLSEGAIEYAIDVSTEERATAAITVYDDAIIKVASLRGALGAIQNRLEYTAANLDNTTENLTAALSRIEDADMALEMSEFTKLNILMQAGTAMLAQANQRPQSILQLLGS, from the coding sequence ATGAGAATTAACCACAATATTCCAGCACTAAATGCCCACAGATTATTAAGTAGCAACACAAACGCTTCATCAAAGGTGTTAGAAAGACTATCATCAGGAAAGAAAATTAATAAAGCGGCAGATGATGCGGCAGGTATGGCGATTTCAGAAAAAATGAGGGCTCAGGTACGGGGTTTGAAAAAAGCATCTCAGAATACATTAGATGGTATTTCTTTGATACAAACGGCAGAGGGTGCGATGAACGAAGTACATTCCATGTTGCAGAGGATGAGGGAGCTGGCTGTACAATCTGCTAACGGGACTGTAACCGATGCTGATCGTAGAGCTATTCAAGATGAAATTAATCAGCTAACCTGTGAAGTAAATAGAATCGCCAATGGAACAGAGTTTAATACACGAAATATTTTAAGGGGAAATGAAGCGCCTAACGCTAATACGACGGTACATAGAATGAGTACAGGTGCAGCAGCTACTTTTAATACAAGTCAAGTAAATGATGTAGCAGCTGAATGGAATACTGGAAAAGTAGAGGCGTTAGGAGATGGTGGTACAGGTACTTTTTCTTTTAATGGAGTAACAGTTAACATTAATGCAGCGGCAGCGGCGGCTGGACCAACTGTTGATGCAGCTGCTAAGGTAGTTAATATTACACTAGTAAATGGTTCTACTGGAGATGCAGCAACTGCTGCAGCAATAATAAGTGCATTAAGTGCATATGAAGGTACTGCTGGTACAACAGAACTAGATGGTTTCACTTTTTCTGGTGATGTGAATGGCATTATCATTACTGGGGATGGTTCCCATGGTGTAACTAACAATAATTTAAGAATTTCAGTAACTGGTGATGTCGAAATTGCCAATACTAATATAACCACTCGTGGACAAGTTGCAGGTAAAGCTTTTGTTGACGATGCTGCAGTTGCGGCTTTAGGTGACTTAACTTCACAGCAGTTATCTATATGGATTGATGGAAAAGAAAGAGTTGTTATTTTAAACAAATTAGACGGAACAGCACTAAATGCTACAAAGGATAGTCTTTTAGAAGCTTTCAACAATGCGATGGGAGATTTAGGTCAGGCTATTTGGAATGACAATAACCAAATAGAAATAAAAACAACTTCTATTGGAGGTGGTAGCGAAGTAAAGTTAACAGGTACCACTTTAGTATTAGAAAATTTATTTGGAACATCTGATGCAGATGCTCTTAGGACTACTGGTATACCAGAAAAAGATACAGGTGAAGCAAAGGGAAGCTTCTATTTTAATGATACTCCTGAAATAGGCTCTACATTAACGATTGGTGATGAAAAAATAGAGTTTTTTGACAGTAGAGTAGGACCATATACTGGATCTAATAGACCTATTAATTTATCAAAAACTGATGGTACAACTAAAAATTTAGATGAACTTGTGGCAGAACTAGCAGACCTTGGTATTAACGGAGCTAAGTTATCCCAAGATCCAAATATAAAGGAACGATTAATTGTAACAGCGAATGATACCGGTTTTAAAGGTCAAGCCATTTTCATAGAAGGCACACCTAAAGAATTTGTCACGAATCTTCAAATTGGACCAAATCAAGGACAAGGATTTAGACTATCTGTAGGAGATATTCGAGCTCAGAAATTAGGTATCAGTGCTGCTTCGCCCGAAGGTAACACAGGGGTAAAGGGAGCTGCCTTCAGATCGATTATTGAGGTTACAGATGGTTTATCAGAAGGAGCCATAGAATATGCTATTGACGTTTCTACAGAAGAGAGAGCGACAGCTGCTATAACAGTATATGATGATGCGATTATAAAAGTAGCTAGCCTAAGGGGAGCGCTAGGGGCTATTCAAAATCGGCTAGAATACACTGCTGCGAATCTAGACAATACAACAGAAAACTTAACAGCAGCTCTATCTAGAATTGAAGATGCAGATATGGCGTTGGAAATGTCAGAGTTTACGAAGTTAAACATTTTAATGCAGGCAGGAACTGCAATGCTGGCTCAGGCTAATCAAAGGCCACAGTCTATCCTACAGCTATTAGGAAGCTAA
- a CDS encoding EscU/YscU/HrcU family type III secretion system export apparatus switch protein: MRKNQLKKAVALQYDIEKDRVPKITAAGKGYVAEKIIQRAKENEVQVYEDERLVKELIQFKVGTEIPPELYEIVAQVLVFVEGIDKEKAEKARMQ; this comes from the coding sequence ATGAGAAAAAATCAACTTAAAAAAGCTGTAGCACTACAGTACGACATAGAAAAAGACCGAGTTCCCAAGATTACTGCCGCTGGTAAAGGATATGTTGCTGAAAAAATAATACAAAGAGCAAAAGAAAATGAAGTTCAAGTGTATGAGGACGAAAGGCTGGTGAAGGAGTTGATACAATTTAAAGTGGGTACAGAAATACCACCGGAGCTTTATGAAATTGTAGCACAGGTACTGGTTTTTGTAGAGGGTATTGATAAGGAAAAGGCTGAAAAAGCTAGAATGCAGTAA
- a CDS encoding flagellar protein FliS: protein MIEKEYLANRVANANEAELVAILYEGLIDTFEDNIDYLRIGAYGKLNTSSQKAREILAELLSTIQGNSQIANNLKSIYVYVNQLITEAEISKDVEKLQLAIKVITPLYEGWKELGEKEGGQGTSTPPQGPKIVAGMTYGKGQLNDYVVNNGKEWQKG from the coding sequence TTGATAGAAAAAGAATATCTTGCTAATCGTGTAGCTAATGCTAATGAAGCGGAATTAGTAGCTATATTATATGAAGGCTTAATAGATACTTTTGAAGACAATATAGATTATTTAAGAATAGGGGCTTATGGGAAGCTAAATACTAGTTCTCAAAAAGCCAGAGAGATTTTAGCAGAACTTTTATCTACAATACAGGGAAACTCACAAATTGCCAACAACCTAAAAAGTATCTATGTCTATGTAAATCAGTTGATAACAGAGGCTGAAATCAGCAAAGATGTAGAAAAACTCCAACTAGCCATCAAAGTGATTACACCACTTTATGAAGGGTGGAAGGAATTGGGTGAAAAAGAAGGAGGTCAAGGAACAAGTACACCTCCTCAAGGGCCTAAAATTGTGGCAGGTATGACCTATGGAAAAGGACAGCTAAATGACTATGTTGTCAACAACGGAAAAGAGTGGCAAAAAGGATAA
- a CDS encoding chloride channel protein has protein sequence MLKIFQYVGEYMTKWLIVATLMGIGGGLAAVALRFSIDFVTGVSYMLPMWIAPVIGGLLVSLLYKWDKNAAGFGTDKYIYAVNKKNSPLPFRMLFSKLIATAITLGFQGSGGVEGPMLVIGGSIASGITRLKGWKNYFCDEDCRILAICGAAGAIGAIFRSPLGGGIFVVEILYKSSLHYADLFPAMLSSTMGFVIYSMIAKATPMFVIPNYLPNVWNVPSFIVAGITAGLASLLFMGIFRQTSNFFQKLPFKSIHPAIGGLVTGIILIFLPDVAATGTNVIQDMIDGVFPITLLLLLLIGKIVATSFTVTSGGSAGLVIPALFIGAVSGNFISAAIGDGGVGLSASLVITGMAASLASVANVPIAAAIMLVEMVGLKLGVPATLGSIIGYALGHSQVIYGVTSPDHWQFEEVKQWRKNDINKKDH, from the coding sequence ATGTTAAAAATATTTCAATACGTTGGAGAATATATGACAAAGTGGTTGATTGTGGCTACATTGATGGGGATTGGAGGAGGTTTGGCGGCTGTAGCTTTAAGATTTTCTATAGACTTTGTAACAGGAGTTAGTTATATGCTGCCTATGTGGATTGCCCCAGTTATAGGAGGACTTTTGGTATCTTTGTTGTATAAATGGGATAAAAACGCTGCAGGCTTTGGTACGGATAAATATATTTATGCTGTAAACAAAAAAAATAGCCCTCTACCCTTTAGGATGCTATTTAGTAAACTGATTGCTACTGCTATTACTTTAGGTTTTCAAGGCAGTGGAGGGGTGGAAGGCCCTATGTTGGTGATCGGAGGAAGTATTGCCAGCGGTATCACAAGGCTTAAAGGATGGAAAAATTATTTTTGTGACGAAGATTGCAGAATTTTAGCCATATGTGGAGCAGCTGGAGCTATCGGAGCTATTTTTCGTTCGCCTTTGGGTGGAGGGATTTTTGTCGTAGAAATACTATATAAATCTTCTTTGCACTATGCAGACCTTTTTCCTGCCATGTTATCCTCCACCATGGGATTTGTAATATATAGCATGATTGCTAAAGCTACACCGATGTTTGTTATTCCAAACTATTTGCCCAATGTATGGAATGTGCCTTCTTTTATCGTGGCAGGGATTACGGCAGGATTAGCATCCCTTTTGTTTATGGGAATTTTTCGGCAGACTAGCAACTTTTTTCAGAAATTACCATTTAAAAGTATCCATCCTGCTATAGGAGGATTGGTCACTGGTATCATTCTTATTTTCCTTCCAGATGTGGCGGCCACAGGAACCAATGTGATTCAAGATATGATTGATGGCGTTTTCCCAATAACCTTGCTGCTTTTATTACTAATTGGTAAAATTGTAGCTACTTCCTTTACGGTGACTTCAGGAGGAAGTGCTGGCTTAGTCATTCCTGCTCTTTTTATAGGTGCTGTCAGTGGCAATTTCATTTCAGCGGCTATAGGAGATGGGGGCGTTGGATTATCGGCTTCTTTGGTAATTACAGGTATGGCGGCCAGTTTGGCATCCGTTGCCAATGTCCCTATTGCAGCGGCTATTATGTTGGTGGAGATGGTGGGATTAAAACTAGGGGTACCTGCTACACTAGGTAGTATTATAGGCTATGCCCTAGGACATAGCCAAGTAATCTACGGGGTCACTTCTCCAGACCATTGGCAGTTTGAAGAGGTAAAACAATGGAGAAAAAATGATATTAATAAAAAAGATCACTAA
- a CDS encoding DUF6240 domain-containing protein: MNSSIFQKLTMGIRQQQYGKGNESFKIKGTLVSREENRITLHLGDQKMLEVQLKGGIEGNIGDTVVVDKKDFIKSKLYDESDTKVLEEVSEEKAEVELLKKLDVPITEVTKNALTALEKHGLKISKENLQAFVSAKEHLEQVVEGLDYDTAIKLLKKDVDISEEALQNLAMGIQEVKGEKEGFSLLKLFKRKKELSTEDAEKISMRLYGNKMGKDVIDVMRALHKAEMDITKKNIHRIHDVIRKVDDLQNIKEETIIDAVKNKIDATVDYLYKLKNAVVKGNVQPQKPVTKAVTNLYEATSYRNSRVSEKDLRTMEEDIKELLAREEVKVTEEIVRLSKDFVKAGVDLTKTNIEKVQQIKEAIQELKAHLNYDKTAELLSKGIEVEKAEITELLRQMKISEKEPLTKNLLSKLEKLEQIENEKLIELIKEEKSINIKTLMELVDKRGEVPEISKSSEDLGVSRISTSEARVVMDTSLRLAKLLNHLKDLSFDTVAFQMNNKLPMTLKTLSTSQELLAVREEVQKLSEEDSLHGKEVEKLQEKSQGLTKNLQQYMKEAVKLPKIAVGSTIDTIRNFIEKSGEKFGLTVETRNIEAVQALLKNSIPLNRENIAKLYETNLHVENITENLTTAVVDRSLQEGLKLEELEVKDLAEYAEKQAIKENLPEKAVQQVETEAAKEISEIAQEAMREGSIESDKELQDIKAKGVELEEMISEKAFDAGEEAIVKPEIKTFSLGLQRLEMLEKLEKIETSTLVFQMKNQLPITIEALELSQKLLQGEQVSTEMLEGIQLQFPEELSLGTDIIIKNYLKENASQLGSVAEDKNIKEIIRSLLANNLSLNKSNLQSVHQLQKHLTTIKEGMTTDLLEKIEQKEMALEKTPIKVLRDFVEQETSPKLLQEGGIFKGEALKGLLQSMENITYQQKDSILSLLLKNAMPITLKEVQNLSFFLGNQQQIGSQMKEILEMTEKSSRREIKEIAHKMRELLQGVDETLKVGKVEGNRPYEEFGRLLKQLETKAYLLDEETKISLQKTGGKLLDSLEIQMNLNKEDTVLQLPVMMGDQLKNLQIYVMKDKKGSKKIDPRDMSILLNFDTNTMGNVNVYVGVNYKRVVMKMGLNRQEDQQLVTKHENQLKELLQEMGYELKDLSFRVEEQQHILTMADEINATEKRKKNLLDVKI, translated from the coding sequence ATGAACAGTAGTATTTTTCAAAAATTAACCATGGGGATACGTCAACAACAGTATGGTAAAGGTAACGAATCCTTTAAAATCAAAGGCACTTTAGTAAGTAGAGAGGAAAATCGTATTACCCTTCACCTAGGTGACCAGAAGATGCTGGAGGTACAGTTGAAGGGGGGCATTGAAGGAAACATAGGGGATACTGTTGTTGTAGATAAAAAAGATTTCATAAAATCTAAACTATACGATGAATCTGATACAAAAGTCCTAGAGGAAGTCTCTGAAGAAAAAGCCGAAGTAGAATTATTAAAAAAACTAGATGTTCCCATAACTGAAGTCACAAAAAATGCTCTGACAGCTTTAGAAAAACATGGTTTGAAAATTTCTAAAGAGAATCTTCAAGCTTTTGTTAGTGCTAAAGAGCATTTAGAACAGGTGGTAGAGGGACTAGATTATGATACAGCTATTAAGCTTTTGAAAAAAGATGTAGATATTTCAGAAGAAGCATTACAGAACTTAGCTATGGGCATACAGGAGGTTAAAGGAGAAAAAGAAGGTTTTTCCTTGCTAAAGCTGTTTAAAAGAAAAAAGGAATTATCTACAGAGGATGCAGAAAAAATTTCCATGAGGCTTTATGGCAATAAAATGGGTAAAGACGTTATAGATGTAATGAGGGCTTTGCATAAAGCAGAGATGGATATTACAAAGAAAAATATTCATCGAATTCACGATGTCATCAGGAAAGTAGATGATCTTCAGAATATAAAAGAAGAAACCATCATTGACGCTGTGAAAAATAAAATTGATGCCACTGTAGACTATCTGTATAAATTAAAAAATGCCGTAGTAAAGGGAAACGTTCAGCCACAAAAACCTGTAACAAAGGCTGTTACTAATCTTTATGAGGCTACCTCCTATAGAAACTCTCGGGTGAGTGAAAAAGACTTAAGGACAATGGAGGAGGATATTAAGGAACTTTTAGCAAGAGAAGAAGTGAAAGTAACAGAAGAAATAGTAAGACTTTCTAAAGATTTTGTTAAAGCCGGAGTAGATCTTACAAAGACGAATATTGAAAAGGTACAACAAATTAAAGAAGCCATTCAAGAGCTGAAGGCTCATCTTAACTATGATAAAACAGCGGAACTTTTAAGTAAGGGTATAGAGGTGGAAAAAGCAGAGATTACAGAGCTACTAAGACAAATGAAGATATCTGAAAAAGAACCACTGACAAAAAATCTGTTAAGTAAGTTGGAAAAGTTGGAGCAGATAGAAAACGAAAAACTGATAGAGCTTATCAAAGAAGAAAAGTCCATTAATATCAAAACATTGATGGAACTAGTAGATAAGAGAGGAGAAGTTCCAGAGATATCCAAATCATCGGAAGACTTGGGGGTCTCAAGGATTTCAACAAGCGAAGCAAGGGTAGTGATGGATACTAGTCTAAGGTTAGCGAAGCTGTTAAATCACTTAAAGGACTTAAGTTTTGACACAGTAGCTTTTCAGATGAACAACAAACTGCCTATGACCTTAAAAACCTTATCCACCAGTCAAGAATTGCTAGCGGTTAGAGAAGAGGTACAAAAGCTATCAGAAGAAGACAGCTTGCATGGAAAGGAAGTAGAAAAACTACAGGAAAAAAGCCAAGGACTAACCAAAAATCTACAGCAGTATATGAAGGAAGCAGTAAAGCTGCCTAAAATTGCAGTGGGAAGTACGATAGACACTATTAGAAACTTTATAGAAAAAAGTGGGGAAAAGTTTGGTTTAACAGTAGAAACAAGGAACATAGAAGCAGTACAAGCTTTACTGAAAAACAGTATACCTCTTAACAGAGAAAATATAGCAAAACTTTATGAAACAAATCTTCATGTGGAAAACATCACAGAAAATCTTACTACTGCTGTGGTAGATAGAAGTTTACAAGAGGGTTTAAAGTTAGAGGAACTGGAGGTAAAGGATTTAGCAGAATATGCAGAAAAGCAAGCCATCAAGGAAAACTTGCCTGAGAAAGCAGTACAGCAAGTGGAAACAGAAGCAGCAAAAGAGATAAGCGAAATAGCACAGGAAGCTATGAGAGAAGGATCCATAGAGAGTGACAAGGAACTTCAAGATATAAAAGCTAAAGGCGTTGAACTGGAAGAAATGATATCGGAGAAAGCTTTTGATGCGGGGGAAGAGGCTATAGTAAAACCAGAGATAAAAACCTTTAGCTTAGGTTTGCAAAGGTTGGAGATGTTAGAAAAGCTTGAAAAAATAGAGACAAGTACATTGGTTTTTCAAATGAAAAATCAACTTCCTATAACTATAGAAGCCTTAGAGTTAAGTCAAAAGCTTCTACAGGGAGAGCAGGTAAGCACAGAGATGCTAGAAGGAATTCAACTGCAGTTTCCAGAGGAACTTTCCTTAGGAACGGACATCATCATCAAAAACTATCTAAAAGAAAATGCTTCCCAATTAGGATCTGTAGCAGAGGACAAAAATATTAAAGAAATTATCAGAAGCCTCCTTGCAAATAATTTATCCTTAAACAAGTCAAACTTACAAAGTGTGCATCAATTACAAAAACACCTGACAACCATTAAAGAAGGAATGACAACAGATCTACTTGAAAAGATAGAACAAAAAGAAATGGCCTTAGAGAAAACACCGATAAAGGTACTACGAGACTTTGTAGAGCAGGAAACCTCTCCAAAGCTATTGCAGGAGGGTGGCATCTTTAAAGGTGAAGCATTAAAAGGGTTGCTGCAAAGTATGGAGAACATCACTTACCAGCAGAAAGACAGTATTCTTTCTTTGCTCTTAAAAAATGCTATGCCTATCACATTAAAGGAAGTACAAAATCTTTCCTTCTTTTTAGGCAATCAACAGCAAATAGGAAGTCAGATGAAGGAAATTTTAGAGATGACTGAAAAAAGCTCTAGGAGAGAAATAAAGGAGATTGCTCATAAAATGAGAGAACTGCTTCAAGGGGTAGATGAAACTCTAAAGGTTGGGAAAGTGGAGGGCAATAGGCCTTATGAGGAGTTTGGAAGACTCTTGAAGCAACTGGAAACAAAGGCTTATCTGCTAGATGAGGAAACGAAGATATCCCTGCAGAAAACAGGAGGAAAGCTTTTAGATTCTTTAGAGATTCAAATGAATTTAAACAAAGAAGATACAGTGCTGCAACTGCCTGTAATGATGGGAGATCAACTAAAAAATCTTCAAATTTATGTTATGAAGGATAAAAAAGGCAGTAAAAAAATTGATCCTAGAGATATGTCTATTCTTCTAAACTTTGACACCAATACAATGGGGAACGTGAATGTATATGTAGGCGTAAATTACAAAAGAGTTGTTATGAAGATGGGACTCAACCGCCAAGAGGATCAACAGCTGGTGACAAAACATGAAAATCAGTTGAAGGAGCTTTTACAGGAAATGGGTTATGAACTCAAGGATTTAAGTTTTAGAGTAGAAGAACAACAACACATTTTAACAATGGCGGATGAAATCAATGCTACAGAAAAAAGAAAGAAAAACCTACTGGACGTAAAGATATAG
- a CDS encoding methyl-accepting chemotaxis protein — protein MEKTIIEEERKIEKVLEDVKGNGKRYQGISIKKQLILIVSMILLISILTITFFNYYMESKKVIASAENTNQMMGESIAAQIDLYMKSTVDMVQMIGSSQNFTRLTDSEIYSAINYYAYQYEDLTAFLYVDMEGNILASSGGVARRNVSGEAWFKAATEGQTYISQSMEDERTGMPVMMITIPIRADRVGIISGALGVFVNFHAINEIVEKVRIGETGYAYVLDAQGYVVGHGIDATEYVSRRWNVAGESSEAVKKIALEEEAVAYGDNRYGQSAMMVASTIEKNGWRVIVEQELSEITAETRQILQFNLTVAFIFILIALAMVLLFANIFTKPILNLVEGAQKIKDGNLGYRIKVTQKNEIGELESAFNEMAESIAGIINHLNGTIREVNLLIHGFGESVDLAERASREISKTIESVAVGTSQQMNHIQETTESVTVLVQNAKEVKSSAGAVVMAAEEASNLAQGGVKSIEEVQSTIQKMITVAEGTAAMVKDLEENIKEINMAGQLITEIAEQTNLLALNAAIEAARAGEHGRGFSVVAEEVRKLAEASRSASGEIIDLITRIKGETEKVVLATEESITGVEKGSCIIDSTAISFKDILKDTYRVSESMQGLSINITNMFQRVEEVKDKIEEVGGISATTATRSQEVLASVEEQEASLHEITSSTENLGNMMQELHETSRQFTTDETA, from the coding sequence ATGGAGAAGACCATAATAGAAGAAGAGAGAAAAATAGAAAAGGTGTTAGAGGATGTTAAAGGTAATGGAAAGAGATACCAAGGAATCAGTATAAAGAAACAATTGATCCTCATTGTTTCAATGATACTGTTGATATCGATTTTAACCATTACTTTCTTCAATTATTATATGGAATCCAAAAAGGTAATTGCATCAGCAGAAAACACCAATCAGATGATGGGGGAATCCATTGCAGCACAAATTGATCTTTATATGAAGAGTACTGTAGATATGGTACAAATGATTGGCAGCTCTCAAAATTTTACGAGGTTAACGGATAGTGAAATTTACTCAGCTATTAATTATTATGCCTATCAATATGAAGACCTAACAGCTTTTTTGTATGTTGATATGGAGGGAAATATATTGGCCTCCAGCGGTGGGGTAGCTCGAAGAAATGTTTCGGGGGAAGCATGGTTTAAAGCTGCTACTGAAGGACAAACCTATATTAGTCAATCTATGGAGGACGAAAGAACTGGTATGCCGGTAATGATGATCACGATACCCATCAGAGCCGACAGAGTGGGAATCATTTCTGGAGCATTGGGGGTATTTGTTAATTTCCATGCCATCAATGAAATTGTAGAGAAAGTAAGAATAGGAGAAACAGGATATGCCTATGTACTAGATGCTCAGGGTTATGTAGTAGGTCATGGAATAGATGCAACAGAGTATGTTAGCAGGAGATGGAATGTTGCAGGAGAATCTTCTGAAGCCGTAAAGAAAATAGCCCTAGAAGAAGAGGCGGTTGCCTATGGTGATAATCGATATGGTCAGTCCGCCATGATGGTGGCATCTACTATAGAAAAAAATGGTTGGAGGGTTATTGTAGAGCAAGAGCTCAGTGAAATTACAGCAGAAACTCGGCAAATATTACAATTTAATCTAACCGTAGCTTTCATTTTCATCCTCATAGCTTTAGCAATGGTATTACTATTTGCTAACATATTTACAAAACCTATATTGAACCTAGTTGAAGGTGCACAAAAAATAAAGGATGGGAACTTAGGTTATAGAATTAAAGTGACACAAAAGAACGAAATTGGAGAGCTGGAATCTGCCTTTAATGAAATGGCGGAGTCAATTGCAGGAATTATAAATCATTTGAACGGTACCATTAGGGAAGTAAATCTTCTTATTCATGGATTTGGAGAAAGTGTTGATCTGGCTGAAAGAGCTTCTAGGGAAATTTCTAAGACAATAGAGTCTGTGGCTGTGGGAACCTCACAACAAATGAATCATATCCAGGAAACAACCGAATCAGTGACAGTGTTGGTACAAAATGCGAAAGAAGTAAAAAGTAGTGCTGGTGCTGTAGTGATGGCGGCTGAGGAGGCCTCTAACCTGGCTCAAGGAGGCGTAAAAAGTATTGAGGAAGTCCAGAGTACTATTCAGAAGATGATCACAGTTGCTGAAGGAACTGCTGCCATGGTGAAGGACTTAGAAGAAAATATTAAGGAAATCAACATGGCAGGACAACTTATTACAGAGATCGCTGAGCAAACGAATTTGTTGGCACTGAACGCTGCTATAGAGGCGGCTAGAGCAGGGGAACATGGCAGAGGCTTTAGTGTTGTAGCAGAGGAGGTTAGAAAGTTAGCGGAAGCATCTAGAAGTGCGTCAGGAGAAATTATTGATTTAATTACTAGAATTAAAGGAGAGACAGAAAAGGTGGTGTTGGCTACAGAAGAAAGCATCACTGGTGTAGAAAAAGGAAGCTGCATCATTGACAGCACAGCTATATCCTTCAAAGATATTCTAAAGGATACTTATAGGGTATCGGAATCTATGCAGGGATTATCCATTAACATAACAAACATGTTCCAAAGGGTAGAGGAAGTAAAGGATAAGATTGAAGAAGTAGGGGGCATTTCTGCAACGACTGCCACGAGATCCCAGGAGGTACTGGCCAGCGTTGAAGAACAGGAGGCGTCCCTTCATGAAATCACCTCCTCTACAGAAAATTTAGGAAATATGATGCAGGAATTACATGAGACTTCTAGACAATTTACTACTGATGAGACAGCTTAA
- a CDS encoding YaaR family protein, translating into MDKISPIHINEMLNKLESQNKKPDIKASQFISKFQEIQSQHVREHLEDLYGKIVKQSEKIGEKLHLSEVVRYKNLVREFLDVAVKNSHKFSKQNFLDRRGRHRVYCIVKKVDRELEDLTKDFLTQEVDRINVLKRLDDIRGMLFDTFM; encoded by the coding sequence ATGGATAAAATTAGCCCTATTCATATCAATGAAATGTTAAATAAATTGGAATCTCAAAACAAAAAACCTGACATCAAGGCCAGTCAGTTTATCTCAAAGTTTCAAGAAATTCAATCTCAACATGTACGAGAACATCTCGAAGACCTGTATGGTAAGATTGTAAAACAATCAGAAAAAATCGGTGAAAAGTTGCATTTAAGTGAAGTGGTCCGTTATAAAAATTTAGTAAGAGAATTTTTAGATGTAGCAGTAAAAAATTCCCACAAATTTTCTAAGCAAAACTTCTTAGACCGCAGAGGGCGTCATAGAGTTTATTGTATTGTAAAAAAGGTAGATAGAGAACTGGAGGATTTAACCAAGGATTTTTTAACACAAGAAGTAGATCGGATTAATGTACTAAAAAGATTGGATGATATACGAGGAATGTTATTCGATACATTTATGTAA